Proteins co-encoded in one Desulfofundulus luciae genomic window:
- the ald gene encoding alanine dehydrogenase encodes MIVGVPREIKDNENRVGITPSGVETLVKAGHQVVIEAGAGLGSGITDEEYVAAGARMLPTKADVYEQADMIMKVKEPLPEEYDLFKEGQLLFTYLHLAPEPELTRALLAKKVTGIAYETIQTNRGTLPLLMPMSEVAGRMSVQVGAQFLEKPYGGRGVLLGGVPGVPPAKVVIIGGGTVGTNAAKIAVGMGADVTIIDKNAERLRYLDDIFGSRIKTLISTSYNIKEAVKEADLVIGAVLIPGARAPKLVTEEMVKAMQPGSVIVDVAIDQGGCVETADRVTTHSNPIYIKHGVIHYAVANMPGAVARTSTYALTNVTLPYALELASKGLAQAVKDDIALARGVNVMDGKVTYKAVAEALNLEYTPLHELMDVPVDLMRIA; translated from the coding sequence ATGATCGTTGGTGTGCCCAGGGAAATAAAGGATAATGAGAACCGGGTTGGTATCACCCCCTCCGGTGTAGAAACCCTGGTTAAAGCGGGACACCAGGTGGTCATTGAAGCCGGGGCCGGTCTGGGCAGCGGCATCACCGATGAGGAGTATGTAGCTGCCGGCGCCCGCATGTTGCCCACCAAGGCGGATGTTTACGAGCAGGCCGACATGATCATGAAGGTTAAAGAACCCCTGCCGGAAGAATACGATTTATTTAAAGAGGGTCAGTTACTCTTTACCTATCTGCACCTGGCTCCTGAGCCGGAACTTACCAGGGCCCTGCTGGCCAAAAAGGTTACAGGCATTGCCTACGAAACCATTCAAACCAACCGGGGTACCCTGCCGCTGCTCATGCCCATGAGCGAAGTGGCCGGTCGGATGTCCGTCCAGGTTGGTGCCCAGTTTCTGGAAAAACCCTACGGTGGTCGCGGGGTGCTCCTGGGCGGGGTTCCCGGCGTGCCTCCGGCTAAAGTGGTCATCATTGGCGGGGGTACCGTGGGTACCAATGCGGCCAAAATTGCTGTGGGCATGGGGGCAGATGTAACCATTATCGACAAGAATGCCGAACGTTTGCGCTATCTGGACGATATTTTCGGTTCCCGCATAAAAACCCTCATCTCCACAAGTTATAACATCAAGGAAGCCGTTAAGGAGGCTGATCTGGTCATTGGGGCCGTACTCATCCCTGGGGCCAGGGCTCCCAAGCTGGTCACGGAAGAGATGGTTAAAGCCATGCAACCCGGGTCCGTTATTGTGGATGTGGCTATTGACCAGGGTGGTTGTGTGGAAACTGCCGACCGGGTGACCACTCACTCCAATCCAATCTATATCAAGCATGGGGTCATTCACTATGCTGTGGCCAACATGCCCGGTGCGGTCGCCCGGACTTCTACCTATGCCCTGACCAACGTTACCCTGCCCTACGCCCTGGAGCTGGCCAGTAAGGGCCTGGCCCAGGCGGTCAAGGACGACATTGCCCTGGCCCGGGGCGTGAACGTAATGGACGGCAAGGTAACGTACAAAGCTGTGGCTGAAGCCCTGAATCTGGAGTACACCCCGCTGCATGAACTGATGGATGTGCCGGTGGATTTAATGCGCATTGCCTAA
- the alr gene encoding alanine racemase: MITGSCSNGRPVWAEVNLGAVARNVREIRKLLQPGTKLMAVVKADAYGHGALPVARVALANGAECLAVAILDEALALRRGGITAPILILGYTPPEQASLLVEHDLTQTVFSLDAVQAISAAAAAAGKTARVHIKVDTGMGRIGVFPSEAPDFAEAVSRLPGIFIEGVYTHMACADEQDKTYTRWQFDLFKEALAGIEARGVAIPLKHVANSATTLDLPEMHLDMVRTGIILYGLWPSPEVRRVIDLKPAMQLKTRVAYVKQVPAGTSISYGRKFTTTGPSIIATLPLGYADGWSRLLSNKAEVLIRGQRAPLVGRVCMDQCMVDVTRIPGVRPGDEVVLFGVQGEQFLPVEEVASHMGTINYEMVCLISKRVPRIYLND; this comes from the coding sequence ATGATCACCGGAAGCTGCAGTAATGGCCGTCCTGTTTGGGCAGAGGTGAACCTGGGGGCTGTTGCCCGTAACGTGCGGGAGATCCGCAAATTGCTTCAACCGGGTACAAAGCTGATGGCCGTGGTCAAGGCCGATGCTTACGGTCACGGGGCGCTGCCCGTGGCCCGGGTAGCCCTGGCCAATGGCGCCGAGTGCCTGGCCGTAGCTATTTTGGATGAAGCCCTGGCCCTGCGACGGGGAGGTATAACCGCCCCCATCCTGATCCTGGGTTATACCCCCCCGGAACAGGCGTCTCTTTTGGTGGAGCATGATCTGACCCAGACCGTTTTTTCCCTGGATGCAGTCCAGGCCATTTCTGCTGCTGCCGCAGCCGCGGGGAAAACCGCCCGGGTACACATAAAGGTGGACACGGGTATGGGCCGTATCGGTGTGTTTCCTTCTGAGGCACCGGATTTTGCTGAGGCCGTATCCCGGTTGCCGGGCATCTTTATCGAAGGGGTCTATACCCACATGGCCTGCGCCGACGAACAGGACAAAACTTACACCCGCTGGCAGTTCGACCTCTTTAAAGAAGCACTGGCCGGCATTGAAGCCCGGGGCGTAGCCATACCGCTTAAACATGTGGCCAACAGTGCCACCACCCTGGATTTACCGGAAATGCATCTGGATATGGTACGGACGGGTATTATTTTGTACGGCCTGTGGCCTTCTCCCGAGGTGAGGCGGGTGATTGATTTAAAACCGGCTATGCAGTTAAAAACCCGGGTAGCTTATGTTAAACAGGTGCCGGCTGGTACTTCCATCAGCTACGGTCGCAAATTTACCACCACCGGCCCCTCGATTATTGCTACTCTTCCCCTTGGCTATGCCGACGGCTGGTCCCGGCTGTTGTCCAATAAGGCCGAAGTGTTAATTCGCGGGCAGCGGGCTCCGCTGGTGGGCCGGGTGTGCATGGACCAGTGTATGGTGGACGTAACCCGGATTCCGGGGGTGCGGCCGGGGGACGAGGTCGTTCTCTTTGGAGTGCAGGGGGAGCAGTTTTTACCCGTTGAGGAAGTGGCCTCCCATATGGGCACAATTAATTATGAGATGGTTTGCTTGATCAGTAAGCGGGTACCGCGTATTTATCTTAATGATTGA
- a CDS encoding Rqc2 family fibronectin-binding protein: MEERKSSMPFDGLVMAAVRKELESKLLDGRIDRIYQPSPLEIHLLIHRPGTRARLLLSAHPENARVHLTGRVRENPPSPPVFCMVLRKHLEGGRIRGIHQRGLDRVLVLQVQSYNDLGEPCLKELVCEIMGRHSNIILVNPGTKQIIDAIKRYTYAVSRHREVLPGREYIPPPEQHKLNPLELKEEEFRQALLEAPLETPVAAVLQRNLDGISQVMAREILYRAGLAQDLILDHCGEHELVVLWQAIQQMAGAIARGEFQPSLVLDEQGRPREFAAFDLTHFHAFTRRQGNMNALVDLFYTAREEDQDYQSKKQSLLTVVRREMGRLSQKLSLQEESLAKAERAEEYRIFGELLMANLYRLEKGLSEVTLENFYDPEKKTVIISLDPRLNPVQNAQAYFKKYTKAKQTREETGNRIEQTQRELEYLKGVETAIIQATTVPELVEIREELEEQGYLKPASREKKREPEKPRPLVFTSSDGFTILVGRNNKQNDYLTLRLAKGEDVWLHTKDIPGSHVLIRTGGRTVPETTLAEAASLAAYFSRARESQNVPVDYTLCKNVHKPRGARPGYVIYTGQRTLTVNPDQELVERLKA; encoded by the coding sequence GTGGAGGAAAGGAAGTCTTCTATGCCCTTTGATGGACTGGTAATGGCAGCGGTACGCAAAGAGTTGGAAAGCAAACTGCTCGATGGACGCATTGACAGAATCTACCAACCTTCTCCCCTGGAGATACATTTGCTCATCCACCGCCCGGGCACCCGGGCCCGCCTGTTGCTTTCCGCTCATCCGGAAAACGCCCGGGTACACTTAACCGGGCGGGTAAGGGAAAACCCCCCATCCCCACCGGTATTTTGCATGGTCCTGCGCAAGCACCTGGAGGGAGGCCGCATCCGGGGAATCCACCAGCGGGGGCTGGACCGGGTACTGGTTCTCCAGGTTCAGAGCTACAACGACCTGGGAGAACCCTGCTTGAAGGAACTGGTATGTGAAATCATGGGGCGGCACAGCAACATTATTCTGGTTAACCCCGGTACAAAGCAAATTATTGACGCCATAAAGCGCTATACCTACGCCGTCAGCCGCCACCGGGAGGTTTTGCCCGGACGGGAATATATACCCCCGCCGGAACAGCATAAACTAAATCCCCTTGAACTGAAAGAAGAGGAATTCCGCCAGGCGTTGCTCGAAGCTCCCCTGGAAACCCCCGTAGCCGCTGTCTTGCAGCGTAACCTGGATGGAATCAGCCAGGTGATGGCCCGGGAGATCCTTTACCGGGCCGGACTGGCGCAAGACCTTATTCTGGATCATTGCGGGGAACATGAACTAGTGGTTTTGTGGCAGGCAATTCAACAAATGGCCGGCGCCATTGCCCGGGGAGAATTCCAACCTTCCCTGGTGCTGGACGAACAGGGCAGGCCCAGGGAATTTGCCGCCTTTGATCTAACCCATTTTCACGCTTTCACCCGCCGGCAGGGCAACATGAATGCTTTAGTCGATCTCTTTTATACGGCCAGGGAAGAAGATCAGGATTATCAAAGTAAAAAACAATCCCTGCTTACCGTTGTGCGGCGGGAGATGGGTCGCCTATCCCAAAAGCTTTCCCTGCAGGAGGAAAGCCTGGCCAAAGCCGAACGGGCGGAAGAATATAGAATCTTTGGGGAACTGCTCATGGCCAACCTGTACCGCCTGGAAAAAGGTCTTAGCGAGGTTACCCTGGAAAATTTCTACGATCCGGAAAAAAAGACGGTAATCATCTCTCTCGATCCCCGCCTGAACCCGGTGCAAAATGCCCAGGCCTACTTTAAAAAATATACCAAAGCCAAACAAACCAGGGAGGAAACCGGGAACCGGATCGAGCAAACCCAAAGGGAGCTGGAATATTTAAAAGGCGTAGAAACGGCCATTATCCAGGCCACAACCGTACCGGAACTGGTGGAAATCAGGGAAGAACTGGAGGAGCAGGGCTACTTGAAGCCGGCAAGCAGGGAAAAGAAAAGGGAACCGGAAAAACCCCGGCCCCTTGTTTTTACTTCCAGCGATGGTTTTACCATTTTAGTGGGACGGAACAACAAGCAAAACGACTACCTCACCCTGCGCCTGGCCAAAGGTGAAGACGTCTGGCTGCACACCAAGGACATCCCCGGTTCCCACGTGCTCATTCGTACCGGCGGACGGACAGTACCGGAAACCACCCTGGCCGAAGCTGCCTCCCTGGCCGCTTACTTCAGCCGGGCCAGGGAATCGCAAAACGTGCCGGTGGATTATACCCTGTGCAAAAACGTACACAAACCCCGGGGAGCCCGTCCCGGCTACGTTATATATACCGGACAGCGCACCCTCACCGTTAATCCCGATCAGGAACTGGTAGAAAGGCTCAAGGCGTAA
- the bioA gene encoding adenosylmethionine--8-amino-7-oxononanoate transaminase, giving the protein MIKYDPVLLEQWDKQYVWHPFTQMQQYAREKPLIIARGEGSYLIDVEGNRYLDGVSSLWVTVHGHCHPALNRAVKEQLDKIAHSTLLGLANIPSILLAKKLVEITPPGLNKVFYSDAGATAVEIALKMAFQYWQQKEGGCFRSKTKFISLVEAYHGDTIGSVSVGGMPLFHGIFKPLLFECLHAPAPYCYRCPLERERESCGMACADRLEELLKEHQQEVAAVIIEPLVQGAAGMITAPDGFLRRVRELCTRYNVLLIADEVAVGFGRTGRLFACEHEGVSPDLMCLAKGITGGYLPLAATLTTDEVYSAFLGKPEEGKTFYHGHTYTGNPLACAAALASIELFEKENLLAALQPKIELLHRKLDGFWELPHVGDIRQRGMMVGIELVADKKTKQPYPMEEQVGHRVILEARRRGLVIRPLGNVIVLMPVLAMSEEELNQVLEITYESIAVVTGK; this is encoded by the coding sequence TTGATTAAATACGATCCCGTCCTTTTGGAACAGTGGGATAAACAGTATGTCTGGCATCCTTTTACCCAGATGCAGCAGTATGCCCGGGAAAAACCTTTGATCATTGCCCGGGGCGAGGGGAGCTACCTTATTGATGTAGAGGGAAACCGCTACCTGGATGGAGTTTCGTCCCTCTGGGTGACCGTACACGGCCACTGTCATCCCGCATTAAACCGGGCCGTCAAAGAACAACTGGATAAAATAGCTCATTCTACCCTGTTGGGTTTGGCCAACATTCCCTCGATCCTTCTGGCCAAAAAGCTGGTGGAGATTACTCCCCCGGGACTCAATAAAGTTTTTTACTCCGACGCCGGGGCCACCGCCGTGGAGATTGCCTTAAAAATGGCCTTTCAATACTGGCAGCAAAAGGAAGGGGGGTGCTTCCGCAGCAAGACGAAGTTCATCTCCCTGGTAGAAGCCTACCACGGGGACACCATTGGTTCGGTCAGCGTGGGCGGCATGCCCCTTTTTCACGGTATCTTTAAGCCTCTGCTTTTTGAATGCCTGCATGCTCCCGCTCCCTATTGCTACCGCTGCCCGCTGGAAAGAGAAAGGGAAAGCTGCGGGATGGCCTGTGCGGACCGGCTGGAGGAGTTGTTAAAGGAGCACCAGCAGGAGGTTGCCGCCGTGATCATCGAACCCCTGGTTCAGGGGGCCGCCGGGATGATCACCGCACCGGACGGTTTCCTTCGCCGGGTGCGGGAACTATGCACCAGGTATAACGTTCTGCTGATTGCCGATGAGGTGGCGGTGGGTTTCGGCCGGACAGGTCGACTCTTTGCCTGTGAACATGAAGGGGTTTCTCCCGATTTAATGTGCCTGGCCAAGGGTATTACCGGGGGCTATCTTCCCCTTGCTGCCACCCTGACTACCGATGAGGTTTACAGCGCCTTTCTGGGTAAACCGGAGGAAGGCAAGACCTTTTATCATGGCCATACCTACACGGGCAATCCCCTGGCCTGTGCTGCCGCCCTGGCCAGCATTGAGTTATTTGAAAAGGAAAATTTGCTGGCCGCCCTGCAACCTAAAATAGAACTGCTGCACCGCAAGCTGGATGGTTTCTGGGAGTTGCCCCATGTGGGGGACATCCGCCAGCGGGGCATGATGGTGGGTATTGAGCTGGTAGCGGATAAAAAGACCAAACAACCTTACCCTATGGAGGAGCAAGTGGGCCACCGGGTGATCCTGGAGGCCCGCCGGCGGGGGCTGGTTATCCGTCCCCTGGGTAATGTGATCGTACTCATGCCCGTACTGGCCATGTCGGAAGAAGAACTGAACCAGGTCCTGGAGATCACTTATGAATCCATAGCCGTGGTCACGGGTAAGTAA
- the bioB gene encoding biotin synthase BioB: MWQEIKNKVLRGEGLTREEAFALAGWPPEKLGELLDLSRQVRERFGGREVELCSIINARSGLCSEDCRFCAQSSRYRTGAKTYPLIGPEEALEKARRMEAAGARRFALVTSGRGIGEQDFGRVLHIYRVLRVETRLELCASLGIIDGDKARRLREAGVTTYHHNLETSRSYFPHICTTHTFEERVTTIRAAQAAGLKICSGGIIGMGEAMADRLEMVLELRELGVTSVPVNILNPIPGTPLAGQKSLPVEEIFKTLALFRLIMPQAVLRLCGGREPGLGEKQQKALEVAVNGLMIGNYLTTRGNEVQEDLDMIAAAGLRLAAGG; encoded by the coding sequence ATGTGGCAGGAGATAAAAAATAAGGTCCTGAGAGGGGAGGGCTTAACCCGGGAAGAAGCCTTTGCCCTGGCCGGCTGGCCGCCGGAGAAGCTGGGGGAACTGCTGGACTTGTCCCGGCAGGTACGCGAGCGCTTCGGGGGCCGGGAAGTGGAGCTCTGTTCCATCATTAATGCCCGGTCTGGTCTTTGCAGTGAAGACTGCCGTTTTTGCGCCCAGTCCTCCCGCTACCGGACCGGGGCGAAAACCTATCCTTTGATTGGGCCGGAAGAGGCCCTGGAAAAGGCCCGGCGCATGGAAGCCGCCGGGGCGCGGCGTTTTGCCCTGGTGACCAGCGGCCGGGGCATTGGAGAGCAGGATTTTGGGCGGGTGCTGCACATTTACCGGGTGCTGCGGGTCGAAACCCGCCTGGAACTCTGTGCTTCCCTGGGTATCATTGATGGAGATAAGGCCCGGCGTTTAAGGGAAGCCGGGGTAACCACCTATCATCACAATCTGGAAACCAGCCGGAGTTATTTCCCTCATATCTGCACCACCCATACCTTTGAGGAGAGGGTGACCACCATCCGGGCCGCCCAGGCGGCCGGATTAAAGATTTGTTCCGGCGGGATCATCGGCATGGGGGAAGCCATGGCCGACCGGCTGGAAATGGTCCTGGAGCTGCGGGAACTGGGGGTAACATCAGTTCCGGTAAACATTTTAAATCCCATTCCCGGCACGCCCCTGGCCGGACAAAAGTCCCTGCCGGTAGAGGAGATCTTCAAAACCCTGGCCCTTTTCCGCCTGATCATGCCCCAGGCCGTTTTACGCCTGTGCGGGGGGAGGGAGCCCGGTTTAGGGGAAAAGCAGCAAAAAGCCCTGGAGGTGGCCGTTAACGGGCTAATGATCGGCAACTATCTCACCACCCGGGGCAATGAAGTACAGGAGGACCTGGACATGATAGCCGCCGCGGGGTTAAGGCTGGCTGCCGGGGGCTGA
- the bioD gene encoding dethiobiotin synthase, with translation MGRGCLVTGTDTGVGKTVITAALVGVWRRRGIDAVAIKPVQSGAIEANGQLVPEDVVFYRHVASLPQSIDELNLYRFTPAVSPHLAAKLSGERVEPSRVVDFCRKVLQRHELVLIEGAGGLCVPLSGPDFTVADLARELSLPLLVVARPGLGSINHTVLTVAYAQNRGLPVAGIIINGLKAEEAGPAEKDNPGIIAAMTGVSVLGMVPYLPGVSVEKGSADGLVETVENTVVWEDLVSRICGCASTG, from the coding sequence ATGGGCAGGGGATGTCTGGTTACCGGTACTGATACCGGTGTGGGCAAGACAGTCATCACCGCCGCCCTGGTGGGGGTCTGGCGTCGCCGTGGTATTGATGCCGTAGCCATAAAACCGGTACAGAGCGGGGCAATTGAGGCCAACGGGCAGTTAGTCCCCGAGGATGTAGTTTTTTACCGTCATGTGGCCAGCCTGCCCCAGTCCATAGATGAGCTGAACCTTTATCGTTTTACCCCTGCTGTTTCCCCTCACCTGGCCGCAAAGCTTTCGGGGGAAAGAGTTGAACCGTCACGGGTGGTGGATTTTTGCCGGAAAGTGCTTCAACGCCATGAGCTGGTCCTGATAGAGGGGGCCGGGGGCTTGTGTGTGCCCCTTTCCGGTCCCGACTTTACCGTGGCCGACCTGGCCCGGGAGCTTTCCCTGCCCCTGCTGGTGGTGGCCCGCCCGGGGCTGGGCAGTATTAACCATACCGTGTTGACCGTAGCCTATGCTCAAAACAGAGGTCTTCCCGTGGCCGGAATAATTATTAACGGCCTAAAAGCGGAGGAGGCGGGTCCTGCGGAAAAGGATAACCCGGGGATTATTGCAGCTATGACCGGCGTGTCCGTGCTGGGGATGGTACCCTACCTGCCGGGGGTCAGTGTGGAAAAGGGGAGTGCTGACGGGCTGGTGGAGACAGTGGAAAACACTGTGGTCTGGGAGGATTTGGTTTCCCGGATTTGCGGGTGCGCTAGTACAGGATAA
- a CDS encoding calcium-transporting P-type ATPase, PMR1-type, with protein sequence MPEQWYSLTGEEVVAVFQSDPHRGLDEREVRERAARFGPNELARATRVPLWRMLVEQFRDFMVLILLAATVISGFLGEFVDAATIMVIVSINAILGCIQEYRAERSMEALKELTAPEARVIRGGMEQKIPAAGLVPGDVVLLEAGDRVPADLRLLEAVNLEIEESALTGESAPVKKKVEPIPGRVTPGDARNIAYLGTVVTRGRGKGIVVATGMATEMGRIAGLIQEAGSEETPLQRRLAQLGRGLVAFCLLICALVVAVGIYRGEPAYQMFLAGVSLAVAAIPEGLPAIVTVALAIGVQRMIRRRAIIRKLPAVETLGCATVICSDKTGTLTQNEMMVRRALVGQVPLEFTGEGYDPKGQVITSLSPRAEELQLFFKIAALCNNAVLTRSGISIGGLFRSLARRESPAWSISGDPTEGALLVMAAKGGFWREELERHEQRVMEFPFDSERKRMSVVYKQADGTLVAYVKGAPDVVLELCTHQYRHGRIVPLTLRQREEILRQNAAMASDALRVLALAWRRLGPAPAGELTEAEVEQNLVFVGLAGMIDPPRPAAVMAVQRCCRAGIKVAMITGDHRLTAAAVARELGLMGSQGRILTGSELDQLDDEQLGRMVGEVAVYARVSPRHKLRIVRALKQAGHVVAMTGDGINDAPAIKEADIGIAMGITGTDVTKEASSMVLADDNFTTIVAAVEEGRGIYDNIRKFIRYLLSCNVGEVLVMFFAVLAGLPLPLLPIQILWMNLVTDGLPAMALGVDPPDPDIMYRPPRHPRESIFAHGLAWRILGSGLAIGLGTLIVFAGVYSLGHGHLDLARTMAFNTLVFSQLFFVFTCRSEHHTIWEVGLFSNPHLLAAVLCSILLQLAVTYVPCLQPAFHTVPLDAPHWLVVILVSLTPPLFNTAFRHLQLRAREKIMYIKV encoded by the coding sequence ATGCCGGAACAATGGTATTCCTTAACTGGTGAAGAAGTGGTAGCGGTGTTCCAGTCCGATCCGCACCGGGGCCTGGATGAGCGGGAGGTCAGGGAGAGGGCTGCCCGCTTTGGTCCCAATGAACTGGCCAGGGCAACGCGGGTGCCCTTATGGCGGATGCTCGTGGAACAGTTTAGAGATTTCATGGTTTTAATTTTGCTGGCGGCTACCGTGATTTCCGGCTTTCTGGGAGAGTTTGTGGACGCCGCTACCATCATGGTCATTGTGAGCATCAATGCTATCCTGGGCTGTATCCAGGAATACCGGGCCGAGCGCTCCATGGAGGCTTTAAAAGAGCTCACCGCTCCCGAGGCCCGGGTAATCCGGGGGGGGATGGAACAAAAGATCCCTGCCGCAGGACTGGTGCCCGGGGATGTGGTTTTACTGGAGGCGGGAGATCGGGTGCCGGCAGACCTGCGGCTATTGGAGGCGGTAAACCTGGAGATAGAGGAGTCTGCCCTTACCGGTGAGTCCGCCCCCGTTAAAAAGAAGGTAGAACCCATTCCGGGCAGGGTCACCCCTGGAGATGCCCGTAACATTGCCTACCTGGGGACAGTGGTAACCCGCGGCCGGGGTAAGGGGATAGTGGTGGCTACGGGAATGGCCACCGAGATGGGTCGCATTGCCGGATTAATTCAAGAGGCGGGGAGTGAAGAGACCCCCCTGCAGCGCCGCCTGGCCCAATTGGGACGGGGACTGGTGGCTTTTTGCCTGCTAATTTGTGCCCTGGTGGTGGCGGTGGGTATTTACCGCGGTGAGCCGGCCTACCAGATGTTCCTGGCCGGAGTGAGTTTGGCCGTAGCGGCCATTCCCGAGGGGCTCCCCGCTATTGTTACCGTCGCCCTGGCCATTGGGGTGCAGCGCATGATCCGGCGCCGGGCCATCATTCGCAAATTGCCGGCGGTAGAGACCCTGGGCTGTGCTACGGTGATCTGTTCTGACAAAACCGGCACCCTGACTCAGAATGAAATGATGGTGCGCCGGGCCCTGGTGGGCCAGGTTCCCCTTGAGTTTACTGGTGAAGGATATGATCCCAAGGGGCAAGTCATCACCTCGCTGTCCCCCCGTGCTGAGGAGCTCCAATTATTTTTCAAGATTGCCGCCCTGTGCAATAATGCGGTGCTTACCCGCAGCGGGATTTCCATAGGCGGATTGTTTCGCAGTTTGGCCCGCCGGGAATCCCCCGCCTGGTCCATCAGCGGCGATCCCACCGAAGGGGCGCTGCTGGTCATGGCGGCCAAGGGGGGCTTCTGGCGCGAAGAACTGGAACGCCACGAACAGAGGGTTATGGAGTTTCCCTTTGATTCCGAGCGCAAGCGCATGTCAGTGGTGTACAAGCAAGCTGACGGCACCCTGGTTGCCTACGTCAAGGGGGCGCCCGATGTGGTACTGGAGCTCTGTACCCACCAATACCGCCATGGTCGCATAGTTCCTTTAACACTCCGCCAGCGGGAAGAAATTTTACGGCAAAATGCCGCCATGGCATCCGACGCCCTGCGGGTCCTGGCCCTGGCCTGGCGCAGGCTGGGGCCAGCACCCGCAGGGGAGTTGACGGAAGCGGAGGTAGAACAAAATCTCGTTTTTGTGGGCCTGGCGGGGATGATCGACCCGCCCCGGCCGGCGGCAGTGATGGCCGTGCAACGCTGCTGCCGGGCAGGAATCAAGGTGGCGATGATTACCGGCGATCACCGCCTGACTGCCGCGGCCGTAGCCAGAGAGCTGGGTCTTATGGGAAGCCAGGGGCGTATTTTAACCGGAAGCGAACTGGACCAGTTGGACGATGAGCAATTGGGGCGGATGGTGGGGGAAGTGGCGGTATACGCCCGGGTGTCACCGCGTCACAAATTGCGCATTGTCCGGGCACTGAAGCAGGCCGGCCATGTGGTGGCCATGACCGGAGACGGGATCAATGATGCCCCGGCAATTAAGGAAGCGGATATCGGTATTGCCATGGGTATAACCGGGACGGACGTAACCAAAGAGGCTTCCTCCATGGTTTTGGCCGACGATAATTTTACCACCATTGTGGCCGCCGTGGAGGAGGGGCGGGGTATCTATGATAATATCCGCAAATTTATCCGTTACCTGCTTTCCTGCAATGTGGGGGAAGTACTGGTCATGTTTTTTGCTGTGCTGGCCGGACTGCCTTTACCCCTTTTACCCATTCAGATATTATGGATGAACCTGGTTACCGACGGGTTGCCGGCCATGGCCCTGGGGGTAGATCCGCCTGATCCCGACATCATGTACAGGCCGCCCCGGCACCCCCGGGAGAGTATTTTTGCCCACGGCTTGGCCTGGCGTATCCTGGGCAGCGGCCTGGCCATCGGCCTGGGTACATTGATCGTTTTTGCCGGCGTTTATTCCCTGGGTCACGGCCACCTGGATCTAGCCCGGACCATGGCCTTTAATACCCTGGTTTTTTCCCAGCTGTTTTTTGTCTTTACCTGTCGTTCGGAACATCACACCATCTGGGAAGTGGGGTTGTTCTCCAATCCCCACCTGCTGGCGGCAGTACTCTGTTCCATACTTTTGCAACTGGCGGTTACTTATGTACCCTGTTTGCAGCCGGCATTTCATACCGTACCCCTGGATGCCCCGCACTGGCTGGTTGTTATTCTGGTCTCCCTGACCCCGCCCCTGTTTAATACTGCCTTCAGGCACCTGCAGTTGCGGGCCAGGGAAAAAATAATGTATATTAAAGTCTGA
- a CDS encoding biotin transporter BioY: protein MRLSVKEMVLVSMFAALTAVGAFIKIPIPYVPFTLQFLFVLFAGLLLGKRLAFLSQVIYLALGLAGLPIFAQGGGPAYVLQPTFGYLVGFALGAYVIGAVVEKVREKGVPGYFLASMAGLVVVYVLGVIHLYIILNYVVQKPFTLAQAVWFGAIVCAPGDLFLSLVASLVGGRVYKALQSVNPVHREVF from the coding sequence TTGCGGCTGTCGGTAAAAGAAATGGTTCTGGTGTCCATGTTTGCCGCCCTGACGGCAGTGGGAGCTTTCATTAAGATTCCCATTCCTTATGTGCCCTTTACCCTGCAGTTTCTCTTTGTCCTCTTTGCCGGGCTTTTGTTGGGCAAGCGGCTGGCTTTTTTGAGCCAGGTAATCTATCTTGCCCTGGGATTGGCCGGACTGCCCATTTTTGCCCAAGGTGGCGGCCCGGCCTACGTGCTGCAGCCCACCTTTGGTTACCTGGTTGGATTTGCCCTGGGTGCATACGTTATCGGGGCGGTTGTGGAAAAGGTGAGGGAGAAAGGAGTACCCGGTTATTTTTTGGCCAGTATGGCCGGGCTCGTGGTGGTTTACGTCCTGGGAGTAATCCACCTGTACATAATTTTAAATTACGTGGTGCAAAAACCCTTCACCCTGGCCCAGGCGGTATGGTTTGGAGCCATTGTCTGTGCACCGGGGGATCTGTTTTTATCCCTGGTAGCCTCCCTGGTTGGCGGCAGGGTATATAAGGCACTCCAATCCGTCAATCCGGTCCACCGGGAGGTGTTTTAA